A single window of Sporosarcina sp. 6E9 DNA harbors:
- a CDS encoding homoserine dehydrogenase, giving the protein MSTIKVAILGFGTVGEGIYRILKEKKNEIKSQTGFTIEISSIVVRDVTKKRIETPGVKITDSIHDVFENPDIGLIFEAIIGEDPAFTYLSKAISKGINVITANKAMFAKHGPALIKLAKSHHVKIGFEATTAGGVPIIRTLENLLKADQVRRIQGILNGTSNFILTKMRQDNVPFEVALEEAQSKGYAEADPSDDIGGKDAFRKLMILSDLAFGRQPKWDDIAVNGIDKIHASDVLTATEKGLRYRHIADISIDEDGTPSGSVGPVVIGSDHPLYGVDGVDNAIIVDTEYLGALTLIGPGAGMYPTASAMVSDFLHIVGKREKILIPS; this is encoded by the coding sequence TTGTCGACAATCAAAGTCGCTATACTTGGCTTCGGTACTGTAGGTGAAGGCATATACCGAATATTAAAAGAAAAGAAGAATGAAATTAAGTCGCAAACGGGTTTTACAATTGAAATTTCTTCAATTGTAGTTCGTGACGTCACAAAAAAAAGAATCGAAACGCCAGGCGTCAAAATTACAGATTCCATTCACGACGTTTTCGAAAACCCGGATATAGGCCTCATATTCGAAGCGATTATCGGAGAAGATCCGGCATTCACGTATCTATCGAAAGCAATCTCGAAAGGGATAAATGTAATTACTGCAAACAAAGCGATGTTTGCCAAGCATGGTCCGGCTCTTATAAAACTAGCCAAAAGTCATCATGTGAAAATCGGGTTCGAAGCCACAACAGCAGGCGGGGTACCGATTATTCGCACGCTTGAGAACTTATTGAAAGCAGATCAGGTTCGACGTATTCAAGGAATCTTGAACGGCACTTCAAACTTTATCTTAACGAAAATGAGGCAAGATAACGTACCATTCGAAGTCGCGCTTGAGGAAGCGCAGTCTAAAGGGTATGCAGAAGCAGATCCATCGGATGATATCGGCGGGAAAGATGCATTTCGAAAACTGATGATTTTGAGTGATTTAGCATTCGGACGTCAACCGAAATGGGATGACATTGCCGTTAATGGTATTGATAAAATCCACGCGTCTGATGTATTAACTGCAACGGAAAAAGGTCTACGTTATCGCCATATTGCAGACATTTCAATAGACGAGGACGGAACTCCTTCAGGAAGTGTTGGTCCAGTAGTGATTGGTTCGGATCATCCGCTATACGGGGTTGACGGCGTGGATAATGCAATCATCGTGGATACCGAATACCTCGGAGCGTTAACGCTCATTGGCCCAGGAGCGGGCATGTACCCAACAGCAAGCGCAATGGTTAGTGACTTTCTCCACATTGTGGGAAAACGCGAAAAAATACTTATTCCAAGCTAA
- a CDS encoding homoserine O-acetyltransferase, which translates to MVETGIVKIGNLMLASGVVLDQVHLAYEWAKIDHAPTVLVCHALTGNHKVIGTVDEPGWWNGLVGDGKSIDTNEFSVISFNVLGGCDGSTGPLSINPKTNRPYRQTFPEISIRDMVHAERKALSVLGIDKLHTVIGGSLGGMRALEWGLLYPDDMDLLLPLAVTPSLSAYGIAFNCIGLHAIESDDDFANGNYGDSADVKGFETARMAGMVTYRSSQLFNERFARDESNSGEYEVESYLHHVGKKITTHFDPNSYCTLLRAMNTHDIGRGRGGIREAAKQIKAKTVMMGFTHDLIYPPESIRAFCHQLKNSNFCLINTEFGHDGFLTEYNKWGLFIKQSMEVATCRQSKSLYLASVL; encoded by the coding sequence ATGGTAGAGACTGGAATTGTGAAGATTGGAAATTTGATGTTAGCGTCTGGTGTTGTACTCGACCAAGTCCATCTCGCTTACGAATGGGCAAAAATTGATCATGCACCAACCGTGCTCGTCTGTCATGCATTGACTGGTAATCATAAAGTTATCGGTACGGTGGATGAGCCCGGGTGGTGGAATGGATTAGTAGGCGACGGAAAAAGCATCGATACGAATGAGTTTTCCGTCATTTCGTTTAATGTACTTGGTGGTTGTGATGGTTCTACCGGGCCATTATCTATAAACCCGAAAACCAATAGACCCTATCGCCAAACATTTCCGGAAATCTCAATACGAGATATGGTGCATGCGGAGCGAAAGGCGTTATCGGTTCTTGGAATCGATAAATTGCATACAGTCATTGGCGGTTCGCTTGGTGGTATGCGCGCTTTGGAGTGGGGGCTTCTCTATCCAGATGATATGGATCTTTTGTTGCCACTTGCCGTAACGCCATCTCTAAGCGCTTATGGCATTGCTTTTAACTGCATTGGCTTACATGCAATTGAAAGCGATGATGATTTTGCGAATGGAAATTATGGAGATTCGGCTGACGTAAAGGGATTCGAAACAGCTCGAATGGCTGGAATGGTGACGTATCGATCCAGTCAATTGTTCAATGAGCGTTTTGCACGCGATGAATCGAATAGTGGCGAGTACGAAGTTGAGTCGTATCTTCATCACGTCGGAAAAAAGATCACGACGCATTTTGACCCGAATAGTTACTGCACACTACTGCGAGCGATGAATACGCATGATATTGGACGGGGCAGAGGTGGAATTCGAGAAGCGGCAAAACAAATTAAAGCAAAGACAGTCATGATGGGATTCACGCATGATTTAATCTATCCGCCAGAATCAATTCGGGCATTTTGCCATCAATTGAAGAATTCTAACTTTTGTTTAATAAATACGGAATTTGGTCATGACGGGTTTTTAACGGAATATAATAAATGGGGACTTTTCATCAAACAGTCCATGGAGGTGGCAACTTGTCGACAATCAAAGTCGCTATACTTGGCTTCGGTACTGTAG
- a CDS encoding O-acetylhomoserine aminocarboxypropyltransferase/cysteine synthase family protein has protein sequence MTNLKPETQLLHGGQEPDPVTGSRAVPIHRTTSFVFPDTEHAQGVFGLTKAGNIYSRITNPTVDVFEQRVALLEGGTAAVALSSGMAAIAFSIMNIAEAGDEIIAAENLYGGTFNLFAVTLPRYGINVKFVDSTDPENFRNAITEKTKGFFAETIGNPSLNVLDIEAVANIAHKNGIPLLIDNTFPSPYGSNPIEFGADVVIHSATKWIGGHGTTIGGIAVDAGTFDWTQGRFPGFTEPDTTYHGLRYGIDTAGAAFATKLRVQLLRDFGPCLNPDSAFNFLQGLETLHLRVPKHNENALKVVKYLKEHPSVEWVTYNGLEEHPSYELGKKYLKNGFGSIVNFGIKGGREAGRKVIDNVNIWSHVANVGDAKSLIIHPASTTHQQLGPEDLKKSGVTEELIRLAVGLESVEDIIADLAQAIEKAVPVTAG, from the coding sequence ATGACAAACTTAAAACCAGAAACTCAACTACTACACGGTGGCCAAGAGCCAGATCCAGTAACCGGTTCACGCGCTGTACCGATTCATAGAACGACTTCATTTGTTTTTCCGGATACGGAACATGCCCAAGGTGTCTTTGGATTAACAAAAGCGGGGAATATTTATTCGCGTATTACGAATCCAACTGTTGATGTATTTGAACAGCGCGTTGCTTTGTTAGAAGGTGGAACGGCAGCGGTCGCGCTTTCTTCAGGAATGGCTGCAATTGCGTTCTCCATAATGAATATTGCAGAAGCCGGGGATGAAATTATAGCCGCTGAAAACTTATACGGTGGAACGTTTAATTTATTCGCTGTGACACTTCCACGATATGGCATCAATGTGAAATTTGTAGATTCGACTGACCCAGAAAACTTCCGTAACGCAATTACTGAGAAAACAAAAGGGTTTTTTGCGGAAACAATCGGCAACCCAAGTCTGAATGTATTGGATATCGAAGCAGTTGCAAATATTGCACATAAAAATGGGATTCCGCTTCTAATCGACAATACTTTTCCTTCGCCATACGGATCAAATCCAATAGAGTTTGGCGCAGATGTCGTCATTCATTCGGCTACGAAATGGATTGGTGGACACGGAACGACAATTGGCGGGATTGCAGTAGATGCCGGAACATTTGACTGGACACAAGGGAGGTTCCCTGGTTTTACAGAGCCAGATACGACGTATCACGGTTTACGTTATGGAATTGATACAGCAGGGGCTGCATTTGCGACGAAGCTTCGAGTTCAACTATTACGCGATTTCGGTCCATGTTTAAATCCGGATAGCGCATTTAACTTTTTACAAGGACTAGAGACACTTCACTTACGTGTGCCAAAACATAATGAAAATGCACTTAAAGTCGTGAAATACTTAAAAGAACATCCTTCTGTTGAATGGGTTACGTACAACGGCCTGGAAGAACATCCCTCATATGAATTAGGGAAGAAATATTTGAAAAACGGTTTTGGTTCTATCGTCAACTTCGGTATTAAAGGCGGTCGCGAAGCGGGACGTAAAGTCATTGACAACGTCAATATTTGGTCGCATGTTGCAAACGTCGGGGACGCTAAATCATTAATTATCCACCCGGCTTCAACAACGCATCAACAACTTGGGCCTGAAGACTTGAAAAAATCAGGCGTTACTGAAGAATTAATACGACTGGCAGTAGGGCTTGAATCCGTGGAAGATATTATTGCAGATCTTGCGCAAGCAATTGAAAAAGCTGTTCCTGTTACTGCAGGATAA
- a CDS encoding aspartate aminotransferase family protein, translated as MTTVKSEKKSLVEKDRENVWHHISAYNKKSPPMVWESGEGAWITDHEGNRYLDGMAGLWAVNVGYGREVLAKAAYDQMLKMAYAPMTQSHEPAIKLAEKLNEMLGDDYQIIYSNSGSDANEVAFKIARQYHQQNGDPSRYKFISRYRAYHGSSMGALAATGQALRKYKYEPLAPGFLHVAPPDNYRRPKGQSVEEYNIQRAEEFEEKIIWEQKETIAGIIMEPLITGGGVLIPHPVYLEKVQEICDRHGVLLIIDEVICGFGRTGKAFGHQHFKLKPDIITMAKGLTSAYLPLSVTAVRKDIYDKFDTGEENSHLRHINTFGGNPAACAVALKNIEIMEDENLFERSAELGERLQKELAHLKDHPFVGDIRGLGFLLGIELVEDKETREPATNERVAKIIGDCKANGLIVGRNGDTVAGFNNIVALSPPLSCTDEDFDFIVTVIKKVFAENK; from the coding sequence ATGACGACAGTTAAAAGTGAAAAAAAATCATTAGTTGAAAAGGATCGGGAAAATGTTTGGCATCATATATCCGCCTACAATAAAAAGAGTCCACCAATGGTATGGGAAAGTGGAGAAGGGGCTTGGATAACTGATCATGAAGGCAATCGTTATCTTGACGGAATGGCTGGGCTTTGGGCTGTTAACGTAGGGTATGGTCGTGAAGTATTAGCAAAAGCGGCATACGATCAAATGTTAAAGATGGCGTATGCGCCGATGACGCAAAGCCATGAACCGGCCATTAAGCTAGCTGAAAAGTTAAATGAAATGCTCGGCGATGATTACCAAATCATTTATTCGAACAGTGGATCGGATGCCAACGAGGTAGCTTTTAAGATAGCGCGTCAATACCATCAGCAAAACGGGGATCCATCTCGCTATAAGTTCATTTCACGCTACCGGGCCTACCACGGAAGTTCGATGGGGGCATTAGCGGCAACGGGTCAGGCGTTGCGTAAATACAAATACGAACCGCTTGCACCTGGATTTCTACACGTTGCGCCACCAGATAATTACCGTCGTCCAAAAGGGCAATCAGTTGAGGAGTATAATATTCAACGTGCAGAAGAGTTTGAAGAGAAAATCATTTGGGAGCAAAAAGAAACGATTGCAGGGATCATTATGGAACCACTAATAACAGGGGGCGGCGTACTAATTCCGCATCCAGTTTACCTTGAAAAGGTTCAAGAGATATGCGATCGTCACGGTGTTTTGCTCATTATTGACGAAGTCATTTGTGGTTTTGGACGAACTGGAAAGGCATTTGGACATCAACATTTTAAACTGAAGCCGGATATCATTACAATGGCAAAAGGACTGACGAGCGCTTACTTACCGTTGTCTGTCACGGCTGTTCGTAAAGATATTTATGACAAGTTCGATACAGGTGAGGAAAATAGCCATCTACGACATATAAATACATTTGGCGGGAATCCAGCGGCTTGTGCCGTGGCATTAAAGAATATCGAGATTATGGAGGATGAAAATCTTTTTGAACGTTCAGCTGAACTTGGCGAACGACTTCAAAAAGAGTTGGCTCACTTGAAAGATCATCCTTTTGTTGGAGATATCAGAGGACTTGGTTTTCTATTAGGCATCGAACTTGTTGAAGACAAAGAAACGAGGGAGCCAGCGACGAATGAGCGTGTCGCAAAGATTATCGGGGATTGTAAGGCAAATGGACTCATTGTTGGAAGGAACGGTGATACGGTTGCTGGATTCAACAATATTGTTGCGCTTAGCCCGCCACTATCCTGTACCGATGAGGATTTCGATTTTATTGTTACGGTGATCAAAAAGGTGTTTGCAGAGAATAAATAA
- a CDS encoding CoA-acylating methylmalonate-semialdehyde dehydrogenase: MSIVAIEKKTLTNFINGQWVKSTTDKYEEVPNPATGEILAEVPISTQEDLEQAVQAAKKAFASWKKVAVPQRSRILFNYQQLLTENWDELAKLITIENGKNYTEAYGEVLRGIECVEFAAGTPTLMMGQQLPDIATNIESGMYRYPIGVIGGITPFNFPMMVPCWMFPLAIASGNTFILKPSERTPLLANRLAELLKEAGLPDGVFNIVHGAHDVVNGILSHPDIPAVSFVGSQPVAEYVYKTGTSNGKRVQALAGAKNHTIVMPDADMDLTVTNIINAAFGSAGERCMACAVVVAVGDIADELVERLVDESNKLTIGNGLEEGVFLGPVIRDSHKDKTLSYIESGVEEGAKLLRDGRRDESTSEGGYFVGPTIFDNVTSEMKIWKEEIFAPVLSIVRVETLQEAIELANESEFANGACLFTDSAKAIRQFREDIDAGMLGVNLGVPAPMAFFPFSGYKKSFYGDLHANGRDGIEFYTRKKMLTARH, from the coding sequence ATGAGTATAGTAGCAATAGAAAAGAAAACGCTTACAAATTTTATCAATGGACAATGGGTAAAATCGACGACAGATAAATATGAAGAGGTGCCAAACCCAGCTACAGGCGAAATATTGGCGGAAGTACCAATTTCAACACAAGAAGATTTGGAGCAAGCGGTTCAAGCAGCGAAAAAAGCATTCGCTTCTTGGAAAAAAGTTGCGGTTCCACAGCGCTCTCGAATTTTATTTAACTATCAGCAATTATTAACTGAAAACTGGGATGAGTTGGCGAAGCTGATTACAATTGAAAACGGAAAAAATTATACCGAAGCATATGGGGAGGTCCTTCGTGGCATTGAATGTGTCGAGTTCGCTGCCGGCACGCCAACACTGATGATGGGGCAACAGCTTCCAGATATCGCTACGAATATCGAATCAGGTATGTACCGTTATCCAATCGGAGTGATTGGAGGGATTACGCCATTTAACTTCCCGATGATGGTGCCTTGCTGGATGTTCCCGCTTGCCATTGCTAGTGGAAATACATTTATCCTTAAACCATCGGAAAGAACACCGCTTTTAGCCAACCGACTTGCAGAATTGCTGAAAGAAGCGGGACTTCCAGACGGCGTTTTCAATATTGTGCACGGAGCACATGATGTCGTGAACGGCATTCTTAGCCATCCGGATATTCCGGCAGTGTCATTTGTTGGATCGCAGCCAGTCGCGGAATACGTTTATAAAACAGGTACTTCCAACGGCAAAAGAGTTCAAGCGTTGGCTGGCGCTAAAAACCATACAATTGTTATGCCGGATGCGGATATGGACTTGACGGTGACAAACATTATTAACGCGGCATTTGGCTCCGCAGGGGAAAGATGTATGGCGTGTGCAGTTGTCGTCGCAGTTGGTGATATTGCGGATGAACTGGTTGAAAGGTTGGTAGATGAGTCGAATAAATTGACGATTGGGAACGGATTAGAGGAAGGGGTTTTCCTTGGACCGGTTATCAGGGATTCACATAAAGACAAAACGCTGAGTTATATCGAATCAGGTGTTGAAGAAGGTGCCAAGCTTCTGCGTGATGGACGCAGGGATGAATCGACATCTGAAGGCGGATATTTTGTCGGTCCAACAATCTTTGACAATGTGACATCGGAAATGAAGATTTGGAAAGAGGAAATCTTTGCACCCGTTCTTTCTATTGTCAGAGTGGAAACTTTGCAGGAAGCTATCGAACTCGCGAATGAGTCTGAATTTGCGAACGGGGCCTGTTTATTTACAGATAGTGCAAAAGCCATTCGTCAATTTAGAGAAGACATCGATGCGGGGATGTTAGGCGTAAATCTGGGTGTTCCAGCGCCGATGGCATTCTTCCCATTCTCCGGTTATAAAAAATCATTCTATGGTGACCTTCATGCAAACGGTCGCGATGGAATTGAATTTTACACAAGAAAGAAAATGTTGACAGCGCGTCACTAA